In the genome of Pseudomonas protegens, one region contains:
- a CDS encoding DUF2784 domain-containing protein, whose amino-acid sequence MLYRIAADSLVLFHLSFIVFVLLGGLLVLRYPRLMLLHLPAAAWGVAVEVLHLECPLTRWENLLRHAAGQDGYGAGFIEHYLIPLIYPAGLTPGIQLWLGGLVLLINLSVYLYLGQRWARSRHA is encoded by the coding sequence ATGCTCTACCGTATTGCCGCCGACAGCCTGGTGCTGTTTCACCTGTCATTTATCGTCTTCGTGCTGCTGGGCGGCCTGCTGGTGCTGCGCTATCCACGGCTGATGCTGCTGCACCTGCCGGCCGCGGCCTGGGGCGTGGCGGTGGAAGTGCTGCACCTGGAATGCCCACTGACCCGCTGGGAGAACCTGCTGCGCCACGCCGCCGGCCAGGACGGCTACGGCGCCGGGTTCATCGAGCACTACCTGATCCCGCTGATCTACCCCGCCGGCCTGACCCCGGGCATCCAGCTGTGGCTGGGCGGCCTGGTGCTGCTGATCAACCTTTCGGTCTACCTCTATCTGGGCCAGCGCTGGGCGCGCAGCCGCCACGCCTGA
- a CDS encoding helix-turn-helix domain-containing protein, translating into MSEQAPAAVDSPPVGQLLRQLRQQARLSQLQLALQAGMSQRHLSCVETGRAQPSPAWLHSLLSTLDTPLQTRNRVFLAAGYAPRYAALALKDPGLEPVRMALMHLLKANNPAPAIVIDSLWQVQAANQATTALFQLLGLPLQALEQGFNLLTTLLAPGGFGDCLINAEEIRQVAWQRAAREAAVDPELASLLASLPVPEASAPAPQLVTPLLLTRVRGPQGELGFLSTFTTFGMPQDITVASLRIEHLIPADDTTWQAMTQACKRLDERAPG; encoded by the coding sequence ATGAGTGAACAGGCTCCCGCCGCCGTCGACTCGCCGCCCGTGGGCCAGTTGTTGCGCCAGTTGCGTCAGCAGGCGCGCTTGAGCCAGCTGCAACTGGCCTTGCAGGCCGGCATGTCGCAGCGGCACCTGAGCTGCGTCGAGACCGGTCGTGCGCAACCGAGTCCGGCATGGCTGCACAGCCTGCTGAGCACCCTGGACACCCCGCTGCAAACCCGCAACCGGGTGTTTCTCGCCGCTGGCTACGCACCGCGCTACGCCGCCCTGGCGTTGAAGGATCCGGGGCTGGAGCCGGTGCGCATGGCCTTGATGCACCTGCTCAAGGCCAACAACCCGGCGCCGGCCATTGTCATCGACAGCCTCTGGCAGGTGCAGGCGGCCAACCAGGCCACCACGGCCCTGTTTCAGCTGTTGGGGTTGCCGTTGCAGGCGCTTGAGCAGGGTTTCAATCTGTTGACGACGCTGTTGGCGCCCGGCGGTTTCGGCGACTGCCTGATCAACGCCGAGGAGATCCGCCAAGTGGCCTGGCAGCGAGCCGCGCGGGAGGCCGCGGTGGACCCTGAACTCGCGAGCTTGCTGGCGAGCCTGCCCGTTCCGGAGGCGTCGGCACCCGCTCCGCAGCTGGTCACGCCGTTGCTGCTGACCCGGGTTCGCGGGCCCCAGGGCGAGCTGGGTTTTCTTTCCACCTTCACCACCTTCGGCATGCCCCAGGACATCACCGTGGCGTCACTGCGCATCGAGCACCTGATTCCCGCCGACGACACCACCTGGCAGGCCATGACCCAGGCCTGCAAACGCCTGGACGAGCGTGCCCCGGGCTAG
- a CDS encoding DUF6713 family protein — protein sequence MKETLWMLCLALFAGHELDAVAQSEWRLLYGLRHLDPALGQALFIALHVPLVAALIGLTGHSRPAVRRNSRRLLAGFAVVHAGLHFNLREHPLYLFDSPLSQALIFACAGAGLLYLIVDLGRHHRRADFPLAD from the coding sequence GTGAAAGAAACACTCTGGATGCTCTGCCTGGCGCTGTTCGCCGGGCATGAGCTGGACGCCGTGGCCCAGTCCGAATGGCGCTTGCTGTATGGCTTGCGCCACCTCGATCCGGCACTCGGGCAGGCGCTGTTCATTGCCCTGCATGTGCCCCTGGTGGCTGCGTTGATCGGGCTCACCGGGCATTCGCGCCCCGCCGTGCGCCGCAACAGCCGGCGGTTGCTGGCCGGGTTCGCCGTGGTCCATGCCGGGCTGCACTTCAACCTACGCGAACATCCGCTGTATCTGTTCGACTCGCCGTTGTCCCAGGCGCTGATCTTCGCCTGCGCCGGTGCCGGGCTGCTCTACCTGATAGTCGACCTGGGCCGGCACCACCGTCGGGCCGACTTCCCGCTGGCCGATTGA
- a CDS encoding DUF2834 domain-containing protein: MPRPYPALLALLAFSGYTLFTLLQAEQSLLQFGLQLLSRPDTAQVVIDLYLMAWLASAWMLDDARRRGRCACSVLPYLLLTAVFVSIGPLLYIVVQGWRRASPTAIHRR; encoded by the coding sequence ATGCCCCGTCCCTACCCGGCGCTGCTGGCCCTGCTGGCCTTCAGCGGCTACACCCTGTTCACCTTGCTCCAGGCCGAGCAGTCGCTGCTGCAGTTCGGCCTGCAACTGCTGTCGCGGCCCGACACCGCGCAAGTGGTGATCGACCTGTACCTGATGGCGTGGCTCGCCTCGGCCTGGATGCTCGACGACGCCCGCCGCCGAGGGCGCTGCGCATGCTCGGTGCTGCCCTATCTGCTGCTGACCGCCGTGTTCGTTTCCATCGGGCCGCTGCTGTACATCGTGGTCCAGGGTTGGCGCCGCGCCTCGCCGACGGCGATCCATAGGCGTTGA
- a CDS encoding MATE family efflux transporter, protein MSIPAQRPLWQVYLIFLLPMVLSNFLQSFSGTLNGIYIGQMLGTQALAAVSGMFPIVFFFIALVIGLGAGASVLIGQAWGARELGTVKAVAGSTLLLGALIGLLGAVLGMLFARPALQGLGTPLDVLDEAVGYARVMMLIMPLLLVFVLFTQLLRGVSDTLSPLLALIVSTLVGLLLTPALIRGWLGLPPMGIQSAAFAGLVGNILAMGFLVWRLSGRAHPLAPDRALFAAMKLDRAILGKVLRIGLPTGVQMVVISLSELVILALVNRHGSQATAAYGAVTQIVNYVQFPALSIAITASILGAQAIGAGRLERISPILRTGLAINLCLTGALVLLGYLISHWLLGLFIIDPTALVQAEHLLHIMLWSILVFGFQAVVGGIMRASGTVLMPVAISIFCILGVQVPAAYLLDAHFGLQGVWMAFPVAYLCMLVLQVCYFKLVWRHKQIQRLI, encoded by the coding sequence ATGTCCATTCCCGCCCAGCGCCCGCTCTGGCAGGTGTATCTGATCTTCCTCTTGCCCATGGTGCTGTCGAACTTCCTGCAGTCGTTTTCCGGCACCCTGAACGGTATCTACATCGGTCAGATGCTGGGGACCCAGGCGTTGGCCGCGGTGTCGGGAATGTTCCCCATCGTGTTCTTCTTCATTGCCCTGGTGATCGGCCTGGGCGCGGGGGCCTCGGTGCTGATCGGCCAGGCCTGGGGCGCCCGGGAGCTGGGCACGGTCAAGGCGGTGGCCGGCAGCACCTTATTGCTCGGCGCGCTGATCGGGTTGCTGGGGGCGGTGCTGGGCATGCTGTTCGCCCGGCCGGCCTTGCAGGGCCTGGGCACGCCCCTGGATGTGCTGGACGAGGCGGTGGGTTACGCCCGGGTGATGATGCTGATCATGCCGCTGCTGCTGGTGTTCGTGCTCTTCACTCAGTTGCTGCGCGGTGTCAGCGATACCCTGTCGCCGTTGCTGGCGCTGATCGTGTCGACCCTGGTGGGCCTGCTGCTGACTCCGGCGCTGATCCGCGGCTGGCTGGGCCTGCCGCCGATGGGCATCCAGAGCGCGGCGTTCGCCGGGCTGGTGGGCAATATCCTGGCCATGGGCTTTCTGGTCTGGCGCCTGAGCGGTCGGGCGCACCCGCTGGCGCCGGATCGGGCGCTGTTCGCGGCAATGAAGCTGGACCGGGCGATCCTCGGCAAAGTGCTGCGTATCGGCCTGCCCACCGGGGTGCAGATGGTGGTGATCTCGCTCTCCGAACTGGTGATCCTGGCCCTGGTCAACCGCCACGGTTCCCAGGCCACGGCGGCCTACGGCGCGGTGACCCAGATCGTCAACTATGTGCAGTTTCCGGCGCTGTCGATCGCCATCACCGCGTCGATCCTCGGGGCCCAGGCCATCGGCGCCGGGCGCCTGGAGCGCATCAGCCCGATCCTGCGCACCGGGCTGGCGATCAACCTGTGCCTGACCGGCGCCCTGGTACTGCTCGGCTACCTGATTTCCCACTGGCTGCTGGGGCTGTTCATCATCGACCCCACAGCCCTGGTGCAGGCCGAACATCTGTTGCACATCATGCTCTGGAGCATCCTGGTGTTCGGCTTCCAGGCGGTGGTGGGCGGCATCATGCGCGCCAGCGGCACGGTGCTGATGCCGGTGGCGATCTCGATCTTCTGCATCCTCGGGGTGCAGGTGCCGGCGGCCTACCTGCTGGATGCGCACTTCGGCCTGCAAGGGGTGTGGATGGCCTTTCCGGTGGCCTACCTGTGCATGCTGGTGCTGCAGGTCTGCTACTTCAAGCTGGTCTGGCGCCACAAGCAGATCCAGCGCCTGATCTGA
- a CDS encoding mechanosensitive ion channel family protein, translating into MTGRTLAMLVWGWVLCCAGAAWAVEEAAAPAPVAAELKVANRSVVVLRAMLLGESPEQRVKRARAVISEALDEDRDLNVRIDPIQQSYLVLLGDKRAFILSAKDIDPVQFESVQQAAEAAASNLRQVIAETQEGRDLHALLLALGASALATLLYVALLGGLGWLRRRLLGRLPGLMRRHTQALKVGQTPVIDAHYLYPLVNRLFGLLRWTLVALFTYQWLGFVLSRFPYTRPWGESLNHYLLELAGYLLQGMIGAIPGLGVALAIFFIARGASLFSRRLLKRMAMPGTFSWLNPETLQPTMRLTSLAIWLFALAMAYPYLPGAGTDAFKGLSVLIGLMISLGASSVVGQAAAGLILTYTRTLRPGEFVRIGDYEGTVTELGMFTTRIRTGLGEVLTLPNSLITSSVTKNYSRAVQGEGYVVDTTVTIGYDTPWRQVEAMLLEAARRTDGVLAQPMPQVFQTALSDFYPEYRLVAQALPSEPRPRALLLSVLHGHIQDVFNEYGVQIMSPHYLADPQQQKSVPREQWYAAPARPPQAP; encoded by the coding sequence ATGACTGGCAGGACGTTGGCGATGCTGGTGTGGGGCTGGGTGCTGTGCTGTGCCGGCGCAGCCTGGGCTGTCGAGGAAGCTGCGGCCCCGGCGCCGGTGGCCGCCGAACTCAAGGTGGCCAACCGCAGTGTGGTGGTGCTGCGGGCGATGCTGCTGGGCGAGAGCCCCGAGCAGCGGGTCAAGCGCGCCCGGGCGGTGATCAGCGAGGCGCTGGACGAGGACCGCGACCTCAACGTGCGCATCGACCCGATCCAGCAAAGCTACCTGGTGCTGCTGGGCGACAAGCGTGCCTTCATCCTCTCGGCGAAGGACATCGACCCGGTGCAGTTCGAGTCGGTGCAGCAGGCCGCCGAAGCGGCGGCGAGCAACCTGCGCCAGGTGATCGCCGAAACCCAGGAAGGCCGCGACCTGCATGCGCTGCTGTTGGCGCTGGGGGCGTCGGCCCTGGCCACCTTGCTGTATGTCGCCTTGCTCGGGGGCCTGGGCTGGCTGCGGCGCAGGTTGCTCGGGCGCCTGCCGGGGCTGATGCGCCGGCATACCCAGGCGCTGAAGGTCGGCCAGACCCCGGTGATCGACGCCCACTACCTGTACCCACTGGTGAACCGCTTGTTCGGCCTGTTGCGCTGGACACTGGTGGCCTTGTTCACCTACCAGTGGCTGGGGTTTGTGTTGTCGCGTTTTCCCTACACCCGGCCCTGGGGCGAAAGCCTCAACCACTACCTGCTGGAATTGGCCGGTTACCTGCTGCAAGGCATGATCGGCGCCATACCCGGGCTGGGAGTGGCCCTGGCGATTTTCTTCATTGCCCGCGGCGCCAGCCTCTTCAGCCGTCGGCTGCTCAAGCGCATGGCCATGCCGGGCACCTTCAGTTGGCTTAACCCGGAAACCCTGCAACCGACCATGCGCCTGACGTCCCTGGCGATCTGGCTGTTTGCCCTGGCCATGGCCTACCCCTATCTGCCCGGGGCCGGCACCGATGCCTTCAAGGGCCTGTCGGTGCTGATCGGCCTGATGATTTCCCTGGGCGCCTCCAGCGTGGTCGGGCAGGCCGCCGCCGGGCTGATCCTGACGTACACCCGCACCCTGCGCCCGGGGGAGTTCGTGCGCATCGGCGATTACGAGGGCACGGTGACTGAGCTGGGGATGTTCACCACACGCATTCGTACCGGCCTGGGCGAAGTGCTGACCCTGCCCAATTCGCTGATCACCAGCTCGGTGACCAAGAACTACTCCCGCGCCGTGCAGGGGGAGGGCTACGTGGTGGACACCACCGTGACCATCGGCTACGACACCCCCTGGCGCCAGGTCGAGGCCATGCTGCTCGAGGCGGCGCGGCGCACCGACGGCGTGCTGGCGCAGCCGATGCCGCAGGTGTTCCAGACCGCACTGTCGGATTTCTACCCCGAGTACCGCCTGGTGGCCCAGGCCCTGCCCAGCGAGCCGCGGCCGCGGGCGCTACTGCTCAGCGTGCTGCACGGGCATATCCAGGATGTGTTCAACGAGTACGGCGTGCAGATCATGTCGCCGCATTACCTGGCCGACCCGCAGCAGCAAAAGAGTGTGCCGCGCGAGCAGTGGTACGCCGCGCCGGCACGGCCGCCGCAGGCGCCTTGA
- a CDS encoding ankyrin repeat domain-containing protein, with the protein MSHLLEKAAARGDLVALKRLLDAGADLEWRHKSTGRTALLAATIAGHSAAVALLLERRANVLQPCKALGYSPLAWAASNGDLASAELLIAHGAVLDQASPDLQRTALMNAAQAGHETMVALLLNAGADPRLLDFQQRNAWSLAQERSHAQVMQRLEQAGAGAPPTPRPAPHLPWPAPAQGHDCSVDPVTQVRAYTLAVAAWEQRGNAAGHEALDAGFWAEPQQLIERFCTQRPRAYPRASYGDPTTYSPADELLGCERLKPAQAEVLMRDPAVRALCYEHRFLLKRVAGQWRIDSVKRRLAGTREWTSAIL; encoded by the coding sequence GTGTCCCACCTCCTGGAAAAAGCTGCCGCGCGTGGCGATCTCGTAGCACTCAAACGCCTGCTGGACGCTGGCGCGGACCTTGAATGGCGGCACAAGAGCACCGGGCGTACCGCCCTGCTGGCCGCCACTATCGCCGGCCATTCGGCCGCCGTGGCGCTGCTGCTGGAACGCCGGGCGAATGTGCTGCAGCCGTGCAAGGCCCTGGGCTACAGCCCGCTGGCCTGGGCCGCGAGCAATGGCGACCTGGCCAGTGCCGAGCTGCTGATCGCCCATGGCGCCGTCCTCGATCAAGCCTCCCCCGACCTGCAACGCACGGCCCTGATGAACGCCGCCCAGGCCGGCCACGAGACGATGGTGGCCTTGCTGCTGAACGCCGGCGCCGATCCCCGGCTGCTGGATTTTCAGCAGCGCAACGCCTGGTCCCTGGCCCAAGAGCGGTCCCATGCCCAGGTCATGCAACGGCTTGAACAGGCCGGTGCTGGAGCACCGCCAACGCCCAGGCCCGCCCCTCACCTACCCTGGCCGGCACCGGCGCAAGGGCACGACTGCAGTGTCGACCCGGTTACCCAGGTGCGCGCCTATACCCTGGCCGTGGCCGCCTGGGAACAACGCGGCAATGCCGCGGGCCACGAGGCGCTCGATGCCGGCTTCTGGGCCGAACCGCAACAACTCATCGAACGTTTCTGCACCCAGCGCCCACGGGCCTATCCACGCGCGTCCTACGGTGACCCCACGACTTACTCGCCAGCCGATGAACTGCTCGGCTGCGAACGGCTCAAGCCCGCCCAGGCTGAAGTGCTGATGCGCGACCCGGCCGTTCGGGCGCTGTGCTACGAGCATCGCTTCCTGCTCAAGCGCGTCGCCGGGCAATGGCGTATCGACAGCGTCAAACGCCGCCTGGCCGGCACCCGGGAATGGACAAGCGCCATCCTCTGA
- a CDS encoding class I SAM-dependent methyltransferase, whose product MTPLALATLNQHLLIALDTAPTETRRLFHGRGRCWPGLEQLTVDWLQGVLLVSLFKAPEAEQLAALKVLLVELGDTPQWAASGARSLMLQHRYLPDSHGEWLLGQPVDSCTITEEGLRYQVDLGSKQNNGLFLDMRYGRNWVRANARGKNVLNLFAYTCGFSVAAIAGGAERVVNLDMSRAALSRGRDNHRLNGHDTSRVSFLGHDLFKSWSKVKQGGPYDLVIIDPPSFQKGSFVLSKDYARVLRRLPELLTANGCVLACMNDPAFSVDFLLEGVTQEAPGLRFEQRLENPPEFPDADEQCGLKALVFRQGD is encoded by the coding sequence ATGACACCTCTCGCCCTCGCCACCCTCAACCAACATTTGCTGATCGCCCTGGACACCGCGCCCACCGAGACCCGGCGTCTGTTCCATGGCCGCGGCCGCTGCTGGCCGGGGCTGGAACAACTGACGGTGGACTGGCTGCAAGGCGTGCTGTTGGTGTCACTGTTCAAGGCGCCGGAAGCGGAACAGCTCGCCGCTCTCAAGGTGCTGCTGGTGGAGTTGGGCGACACCCCGCAATGGGCCGCCAGTGGCGCCCGCAGCCTGATGCTGCAACACCGCTATCTGCCCGACAGCCATGGCGAATGGCTGCTGGGCCAGCCGGTGGATTCCTGCACCATCACCGAAGAAGGCCTGCGCTACCAGGTGGACCTGGGCAGCAAACAGAACAACGGGCTGTTTCTCGACATGCGCTACGGGCGCAACTGGGTGCGGGCCAATGCCCGGGGCAAGAACGTCCTGAACCTGTTTGCCTACACCTGCGGCTTCTCGGTGGCGGCGATTGCCGGCGGTGCCGAGCGGGTGGTGAACCTCGACATGTCCCGAGCGGCCTTGAGCCGGGGTCGTGACAACCATCGGCTCAATGGCCATGACACGAGCCGGGTGAGTTTCCTCGGGCATGACCTGTTCAAGTCCTGGAGCAAGGTCAAGCAAGGGGGCCCCTATGACCTGGTGATCATCGACCCGCCGTCGTTCCAGAAAGGCAGTTTTGTCCTCAGCAAGGACTATGCGCGAGTGCTGCGGCGCTTGCCGGAATTGCTGACGGCCAATGGCTGCGTATTGGCGTGCATGAATGACCCGGCGTTCAGCGTGGACTTTCTTTTGGAAGGGGTGACGCAGGAGGCGCCGGGGTTGCGCTTTGAACAGCGGTTGGAAAATCCGCCGGAGTTTCCGGATGCGGATGAGCAGTGTGGGTTGAAGGCTTTGGTGTTTCGGCAGGGGGATTAG
- a CDS encoding GNAT family N-acetyltransferase: MSDQQPAVTVRAIQPGDYQQWLPLWLAYQDFYQVTLSEEVSRTTFERFLDSREPMYSAVAVQGGEVIGFVNLVLHRSTWAVGDFCYLEDLYVAPSIRGSGAGKLLIEWVQALARERQCGRLYWHTQESNKRAQRLYDWVAYKPGVIEYRMEL; encoded by the coding sequence ATGAGCGATCAACAACCCGCGGTTACGGTTCGGGCGATTCAACCAGGGGATTACCAGCAATGGCTGCCGTTGTGGCTGGCGTATCAGGATTTCTATCAAGTGACGCTGAGCGAAGAGGTCAGTCGCACCACGTTCGAGCGCTTCCTTGATTCGCGGGAACCGATGTATTCCGCAGTGGCGGTGCAGGGCGGTGAAGTGATCGGCTTCGTCAACCTGGTGTTGCACCGCTCGACCTGGGCCGTTGGCGACTTCTGCTATCTGGAAGACCTGTACGTGGCCCCGTCTATTCGCGGTAGCGGGGCGGGCAAGCTGCTGATCGAGTGGGTGCAGGCGTTGGCCCGGGAACGGCAGTGTGGGCGGCTGTATTGGCATACCCAAGAGAGCAACAAACGGGCCCAGCGGTTGTATGACTGGGTGGCGTACAAGCCGGGGGTTATTGAGTATCGGATGGAGTTGTAA
- a CDS encoding LysE family translocator, with amino-acid sequence MPPIHDINWPLWLSTMLPMALSAGPGNLMVASSGAHSGVRRSLRFILGLDLTYWLLALLVGLGLYHSLAAQPHLLWGLRLAGSLYIFWRGLRLLLPRRGVPGAATAALGFRDGVLLQLSNVQGLVMLLVMFSTFSPSTDAGSAVVLVLSAALIAVNLCGHLLWASLGSSLQVLIRDRPRLLVAQNALFGLLLMAVAVWIFLRGA; translated from the coding sequence GTGCCCCCGATCCACGACATCAACTGGCCGTTGTGGCTGTCCACCATGCTGCCCATGGCCCTGAGCGCCGGGCCCGGCAACCTGATGGTGGCCAGCTCCGGCGCCCACAGCGGGGTGCGCCGTTCCCTGCGCTTTATCCTCGGCCTCGACCTGACTTACTGGCTGCTGGCCTTGCTGGTGGGGCTGGGCCTGTACCACAGCCTGGCGGCGCAACCGCACTTGCTCTGGGGCCTGCGGCTGGCCGGCAGTCTGTACATTTTCTGGCGTGGCCTGCGCCTGTTGCTGCCACGGCGCGGCGTGCCCGGCGCAGCGACTGCTGCCTTGGGTTTTCGCGATGGCGTGCTGCTGCAACTGAGCAATGTGCAGGGCCTGGTGATGTTGCTGGTGATGTTCTCGACCTTCAGCCCAAGCACCGACGCCGGCAGCGCGGTGGTGCTGGTGCTCAGCGCCGCGCTGATCGCGGTCAATCTGTGCGGTCATCTGCTCTGGGCCAGCCTGGGTTCCAGTCTGCAAGTGCTGATACGCGACCGCCCCCGGTTGCTGGTGGCGCAAAACGCCCTGTTCGGCCTGCTGCTGATGGCGGTGGCCGTGTGGATCTTCCTGCGCGGCGCCTAG
- a CDS encoding LysR family transcriptional regulator, whose amino-acid sequence MNWDDLRFFIAVANANNITDAGQALKVSASTVSRKILVLEQALNTLLFMKTTQGYFLTEAGHALLPMALEAEERFKLMMRHMAQPGARMAGVVRIDCPELMGSHLIIPALAQFRVQYPQISFDFVNAARSVKLTQSHSDLLLRLQRPEAGNFTLRRVGELTQALFCSPGYASVHGGPEKPADLGQHSLIGWNQALEHLPLARWLDQLSGGQPLWMRTGNLEAQLKAVQAGLGIAALPAYIAEPLGLLRVLPKTPVHRADIWLLRNQATQGQERVDRVVAFLCELLARHGLQGG is encoded by the coding sequence GTGAACTGGGACGACCTGCGGTTTTTCATCGCTGTGGCCAATGCCAACAACATCACCGACGCCGGGCAGGCGCTGAAGGTGTCTGCCTCCACGGTTTCACGCAAGATCCTGGTGCTGGAGCAGGCCTTGAACACCCTGTTGTTCATGAAGACCACCCAGGGCTATTTCCTCACCGAGGCCGGCCACGCCTTGTTGCCCATGGCCCTGGAGGCCGAAGAGCGGTTCAAGCTGATGATGCGGCACATGGCCCAGCCCGGTGCGCGGATGGCGGGGGTGGTGCGCATTGATTGCCCGGAACTGATGGGCAGCCACCTGATCATCCCCGCCCTGGCGCAGTTTCGCGTGCAGTACCCGCAGATCAGCTTCGATTTCGTCAATGCCGCGCGCTCGGTCAAGCTCACCCAGAGCCACAGCGATCTGCTGCTGCGCCTGCAGCGGCCGGAGGCCGGCAACTTCACCCTGCGCCGGGTCGGCGAGCTGACCCAGGCGCTGTTCTGTTCACCGGGTTACGCCTCGGTCCATGGCGGCCCGGAGAAACCGGCCGACCTGGGCCAGCATTCGCTGATCGGCTGGAACCAGGCCCTGGAACACCTGCCCCTGGCGCGCTGGCTGGACCAGCTCAGCGGCGGCCAGCCGCTGTGGATGCGCACCGGCAATCTGGAGGCGCAGCTCAAGGCGGTGCAGGCCGGGCTGGGGATTGCCGCCTTGCCGGCCTATATCGCAGAACCCTTGGGCCTGCTCCGGGTGCTGCCCAAGACCCCGGTCCACCGCGCGGATATCTGGCTGTTGCGCAACCAGGCGACCCAGGGCCAGGAGCGGGTCGACCGGGTGGTGGCGTTTCTCTGTGAGCTGCTGGCGCGTCACGGGCTGCAGGGCGGGTGA
- a CDS encoding GNAT family N-acetyltransferase, producing the protein MLELHTPRLHLRSLSPHDWALFLTLHSDPDNLRYVCDPLSRAQIEERFTSRLPRWDLDSTHWLCLVIRDRESGEDLGLTGLRISDRDAAEAEVGYLLAPGHQGRGVAAESLRGLMDYARQHLGIQRLVATVTDGNVASCQVLKKCGFVLLRRDEGAFRQGGEDFDDLIFSCPLTA; encoded by the coding sequence ATGCTGGAACTGCACACCCCACGCCTGCACCTGCGCTCTTTGAGTCCCCATGACTGGGCACTGTTTCTGACCCTGCACAGCGATCCGGACAACCTGCGCTATGTCTGCGATCCGCTGTCCCGGGCCCAGATCGAGGAGCGCTTCACCTCGCGCCTGCCGCGCTGGGACCTCGACTCGACACACTGGCTGTGCCTGGTGATCCGTGATCGCGAGAGCGGCGAGGACTTGGGCCTCACCGGTCTGAGGATCAGCGACCGGGACGCCGCCGAAGCCGAGGTCGGCTACCTGCTGGCCCCTGGTCACCAGGGCCGGGGCGTGGCCGCAGAGTCGCTGCGCGGGCTGATGGACTACGCCCGCCAGCATCTGGGCATCCAGCGCCTGGTGGCCACCGTCACCGACGGCAATGTCGCGTCCTGTCAGGTCCTGAAAAAGTGCGGTTTCGTCCTCCTGCGCCGCGACGAAGGCGCCTTCCGCCAGGGCGGCGAGGACTTCGACGACCTGATATTCAGCTGCCCGCTGACCGCCTGA